One window from the genome of Clostridiales bacterium encodes:
- a CDS encoding DNA repair protein translates to MAGKQRTYYCIDMKTFYASVECAERGLNPFDIDLVVADLSRGKNALCLAVSPKLKAQGVRNRCRLSEIPNNIEYIVAPPRMKLYVDYAADIYDIYLDYISPDDIHVYSIDEAFIDATDYLKIYKLDKIEFAQKLVKEIAARKHIPATAGIGTNLFLAKIALDITAKKNKSHIGYLDEEIFKQTLWNHKPITDFWQIADGTAKRLARYAIYDMHGVASAPVDLLYKEFGVNAELLIDHAFGRESCTIADIKSYKSKAHSVSFSQILPRDYSFAEARIVMEEMAMHGMHELMRRHVVTDKVGIGVNYSRSEIEGTGGAKRLGVRTALGSVLTPAVMEIYDKTTSRTVPIRRLSIDFENVVDESYESYDLFTDMTAVEKEKSRERAVLGVKSKYGKNAILMGTNFLDCATQRERNTFIGGHRAGDDESGKS, encoded by the coding sequence ATGGCGGGCAAACAGCGCACTTATTACTGTATAGACATGAAAACGTTTTACGCGTCGGTCGAGTGCGCCGAGCGCGGACTTAACCCGTTCGACATAGATCTCGTCGTCGCCGATCTTTCGCGTGGAAAAAACGCATTGTGTCTAGCCGTTTCGCCAAAGCTAAAAGCCCAGGGCGTGCGCAACAGGTGCAGGCTGTCAGAAATTCCCAATAATATAGAATACATTGTCGCGCCGCCGCGCATGAAGCTTTACGTGGACTACGCCGCCGACATTTACGATATATACCTTGATTACATTTCGCCCGACGATATTCACGTATATTCGATCGACGAAGCGTTTATCGACGCCACCGACTACCTTAAAATTTACAAGCTCGACAAAATCGAGTTTGCGCAAAAGCTGGTAAAAGAGATCGCCGCGCGCAAGCATATACCCGCAACGGCGGGGATAGGCACTAACTTGTTCCTCGCCAAAATAGCGCTCGATATTACGGCTAAAAAGAATAAATCGCATATAGGCTATCTCGACGAAGAAATCTTCAAGCAAACGCTGTGGAACCATAAACCGATAACCGACTTTTGGCAGATAGCCGACGGCACGGCTAAACGGCTCGCGCGCTACGCTATTTACGATATGCACGGCGTGGCATCCGCGCCCGTCGACTTGCTGTACAAGGAATTCGGCGTGAATGCGGAATTACTGATCGACCACGCGTTCGGCAGGGAAAGCTGCACGATAGCGGACATAAAATCTTACAAGAGCAAGGCGCACTCGGTGTCGTTCTCGCAAATTCTTCCGCGCGACTATTCGTTCGCCGAAGCGCGCATAGTCATGGAAGAAATGGCGATGCACGGTATGCACGAGCTTATGCGTCGGCACGTAGTGACCGATAAGGTGGGGATAGGCGTAAACTATTCACGCAGCGAGATAGAGGGCACGGGCGGCGCGAAAAGACTGGGCGTAAGGACCGCGCTCGGCTCGGTGCTCACTCCCGCGGTAATGGAAATATACGATAAAACGACTAGCCGCACGGTGCCGATAAGGCGGCTGTCTATCGACTTCGAGAACGTTGTGGACGAGAGCTACGAAAGCTACGATTTGTTTACGGATATGACGGCGGTCGAGAAAGAGAAAAGCCGCGAGCGCGCCGTTCTGGGCGTTAAGAGCAAATACGGCAAGAACGCAATACTCATGGGCACTAACTTTTTGGACTGCGCCACCCAGCGCGAACGCAATACTTTTATAGGAGGTCACAGAGCGGGCGATGACGAGAGCGGAAAGAGCTAA
- a CDS encoding YolD-like family protein encodes MTRAERAKQFLAFDAMKGLREALKEKEEKHLRVEKRELTEETVKEISKMLARVQKHDRVEITCYRAYHEVTVIGEVTKIDYALKFISLGDDKIFFEDIYEIKILVE; translated from the coding sequence ATGACGAGAGCGGAAAGAGCTAAACAATTTTTGGCGTTCGACGCAATGAAGGGCTTGCGCGAAGCGTTGAAAGAAAAAGAAGAAAAACACCTGCGAGTGGAAAAGCGCGAATTGACCGAGGAAACCGTCAAGGAAATAAGCAAAATGCTCGCCCGCGTGCAAAAGCACGACAGGGTAGAAATAACGTGTTACCGCGCTTATCACGAAGTAACCGTTATTGGCGAAGTGACTAAAATCGACTACGCGCTTAAATTTATTTCGCTCGGCGACGATAAAATCTTTTTCGAGGATATATACGAAATAAAGATTTTAGTTGAGTAG
- a CDS encoding FAD:protein FMN transferase → MKILRKILYILVAAVMLCFTLVGCTAAGYTVFENARVFSDDIIFSAQIMGGRASYAHSRMTELLNDIDKQVSLSNADSDLSRFNAAGADERVQVGEYTYDLFYLSLEYYALTNGAFNCAITPLTALWGVNSGFNRQNSGATGFSAIPTQHEIEQAQAHCDPRTVTASEEDGRYYLTKTDGEVKLDFGGIAKGYAVDKCVEILDKYDVRSALIDISGNAYFYGKNVSAGKEGDWSVGVTNPRPRGGLSRGYVAAVSLPGDVSAVTSGDYMRYRTADIDGGTVYIPHIISPNGMPIGVEQRDGVLVQTDEWVISATVVGSSSALCDALSTAVAALGLEAGSELLQKTGHKGLIFTEKRYTIIGEIPLYKPEVYDGFTEYAYYER, encoded by the coding sequence GTGAAGATTTTGCGCAAAATTCTTTATATTTTAGTTGCGGCGGTCATGCTGTGTTTTACGCTCGTCGGTTGTACGGCGGCGGGATATACCGTGTTCGAGAACGCTCGCGTGTTTTCGGATGATATTATTTTTTCGGCGCAGATCATGGGCGGACGCGCGAGCTACGCGCACTCGCGCATGACGGAGCTCTTGAACGACATCGATAAACAGGTTTCGCTTTCGAACGCCGACAGCGACCTTTCTAGATTCAACGCCGCAGGCGCTGACGAACGCGTTCAAGTGGGCGAATACACTTATGATTTGTTTTATCTTTCGCTCGAATATTACGCGCTGACGAACGGTGCGTTTAACTGTGCAATAACGCCGCTCACCGCGTTGTGGGGCGTAAACAGCGGTTTTAACAGGCAAAATAGCGGCGCTACCGGTTTTTCGGCTATTCCTACACAGCACGAAATAGAGCAGGCGCAAGCGCATTGCGATCCGCGCACGGTGACGGCGAGCGAGGAGGACGGGCGGTACTATTTGACTAAGACCGACGGAGAAGTCAAGCTCGATTTCGGCGGTATCGCCAAAGGTTACGCCGTGGATAAATGCGTGGAAATACTCGATAAATACGACGTCCGTTCGGCGCTTATCGATATTTCGGGCAACGCGTATTTTTACGGTAAAAACGTTTCGGCGGGTAAGGAAGGCGACTGGTCGGTAGGCGTAACAAATCCGCGCCCGCGCGGCGGACTTTCGCGCGGTTACGTGGCGGCGGTGTCGCTACCCGGTGATGTTTCGGCGGTGACAAGCGGCGACTATATGCGCTACCGCACTGCGGATATCGACGGCGGTACTGTGTATATCCCGCATATAATTTCGCCGAATGGTATGCCTATCGGCGTGGAGCAAAGGGACGGAGTTTTGGTTCAAACCGACGAATGGGTGATTTCCGCGACGGTAGTAGGATCTAGTAGTGCACTTTGCGACGCGCTCAGTACGGCGGTCGCCGCGCTCGGGCTTGAAGCGGGCAGCGAGCTTTTGCAAAAAACAGGGCATAAAGGGTTGATATTTACCGAAAAAAGGTATACAATTATCGGTGAGATACCGCTATACAAGCCCGAGGTTTACGACGGCTTTACGGAGTACGCGTACTATGAACGTTGA
- a CDS encoding NusG domain II-containing protein — protein MNVEAVKKIKRSKPFTLLDVVLVVIIAVIIGLSAWLSYRAPVATVRITADGYEKTLSITDKADIELDCLTVHIDGGYVWVTDADCADKVCEHTGRISRAGQSIVCLPNGVVVTIVGGNKGDDLDWEVG, from the coding sequence ATGAACGTTGAAGCCGTAAAGAAGATCAAACGTTCTAAGCCGTTTACCTTGCTCGACGTCGTGCTCGTCGTGATAATAGCGGTCATTATCGGGCTTTCGGCGTGGCTTAGTTACCGCGCGCCCGTCGCCACCGTCAGGATAACGGCGGACGGGTACGAGAAAACGCTTTCGATAACCGATAAAGCGGATATCGAGCTCGACTGCCTTACGGTGCATATCGACGGCGGGTACGTGTGGGTGACCGACGCGGACTGCGCCGATAAGGTTTGCGAGCATACGGGGCGCATCTCGCGTGCGGGGCAGTCGATAGTGTGTTTGCCGAACGGTGTGGTCGTGACGATAGTCGGCGGGAACAAAGGCGACGATCTCGATTGGGAGGTGGGTTGA
- a CDS encoding Gx transporter family protein: protein MKTLLPKTRKGALDSHRITLLAFSVAVALVVAYIESALPPLMPIAPGAKLGLSNVAPLFALIVMGVPDAFIVMALKTLLGAFITGGVSGLMYSVPAGLVSLAIEVMLYKLLFDKTSIAMISLIGAVAFNCVQLVVASLVTGVNLISLLPLLMAAGVLAGAFTGLLTYYIVKKLPYSVYGVQYSSKEITK, encoded by the coding sequence ATGAAAACGCTTCTCCCGAAAACCCGAAAAGGCGCGCTTGACTCCCACCGCATAACGCTATTGGCGTTCTCGGTCGCCGTGGCGCTCGTCGTAGCATATATAGAGAGCGCTTTGCCGCCGCTTATGCCGATCGCGCCCGGCGCAAAGCTCGGGCTCAGCAACGTTGCGCCGCTGTTTGCTCTCATCGTAATGGGCGTACCCGACGCGTTTATAGTTATGGCGTTAAAAACGCTCCTCGGCGCGTTCATAACGGGCGGCGTATCGGGGCTTATGTACTCCGTACCCGCAGGGCTTGTTTCGCTCGCCATCGAGGTCATGTTGTACAAGCTGTTGTTCGATAAAACCTCGATAGCTATGATAAGCCTGATCGGCGCGGTGGCGTTCAACTGCGTTCAGCTTGTCGTCGCTTCGCTCGTAACGGGCGTAAACCTGATATCGCTTTTGCCGCTTCTTATGGCGGCGGGTGTGCTCGCAGGAGCGTTTACGGGCTTACTCACTTACTATATAGTCAAGAAACTTCCGTACTCGGTTTACGGAGTGCAATATTCGTCTAAGGAGATAACAAAATGA
- a CDS encoding tyrosine--tRNA ligase: MKENVFDILDRRGFIKQTVYKDELYKLLGSQSVTFYCGFDPTADSLHIGHFIPLMMASIMQKAGHKPIILVGGGTAMVGDPSNRNDMRQMMTKETIADNVAKIRPQLERFVSFEGKNAAVIVNNADWLCKLNYIDFLRDYGAFLSVNKMLTADCFKTRLEKGLSFLEFNYMPMQAYDFLRLYEDYGCVLEVGGNDQWSNILAGADFIRRTLRKDAYALTCSLLETKDGKKMGKTQKGALWLDRNKTTPYEMYQYFRNVGDEEVENCLRLLTYVELGEIKELCAHRDERINNAKKRLAYEVVKLIHGEKDAIEAQSQAQAAFEGANTEMPTVEISANGDTGLLDMMVACKVCASKGEARRLIEGGGVKIDDKKVDNVTGKVSDYTSNKEFVLSKGKKTKLKVVLK, from the coding sequence ATGAAAGAAAACGTTTTCGACATACTCGACCGCCGCGGATTTATCAAGCAAACGGTTTACAAGGACGAGCTGTATAAGCTTTTGGGCTCGCAGTCGGTAACGTTTTATTGCGGGTTCGACCCCACGGCGGACAGCCTGCATATAGGACATTTTATTCCGCTCATGATGGCGTCTATCATGCAAAAGGCGGGGCATAAGCCGATCATCCTCGTCGGCGGCGGTACCGCAATGGTGGGCGATCCGTCCAACCGCAACGATATGCGCCAAATGATGACAAAGGAAACGATCGCCGATAATGTAGCCAAAATTCGTCCGCAGCTCGAACGGTTCGTAAGCTTCGAGGGCAAGAACGCGGCGGTTATCGTCAATAACGCCGACTGGCTGTGCAAGCTTAACTATATCGACTTTTTGCGCGATTACGGCGCATTCCTTTCGGTCAATAAAATGCTTACCGCCGACTGCTTCAAAACGCGGCTCGAAAAGGGTTTGAGCTTTTTGGAATTCAACTATATGCCCATGCAGGCGTATGACTTTTTGCGGTTGTACGAGGACTACGGTTGCGTGCTCGAAGTGGGCGGCAACGATCAGTGGAGCAATATTTTGGCGGGTGCGGACTTTATCCGCCGCACGCTTCGAAAAGACGCATACGCGCTCACTTGCTCGCTCCTCGAAACCAAGGACGGCAAAAAGATGGGCAAGACCCAAAAGGGCGCGCTGTGGCTCGACCGCAACAAGACCACGCCGTACGAAATGTATCAATACTTCCGCAACGTAGGTGACGAGGAAGTGGAGAACTGTTTGCGGCTTTTGACGTACGTCGAGCTCGGCGAGATCAAAGAGCTTTGCGCGCACCGCGACGAGCGTATCAACAACGCCAAAAAGCGGCTTGCATACGAGGTAGTTAAACTCATTCATGGCGAAAAGGACGCTATCGAGGCGCAGTCGCAGGCGCAGGCTGCGTTCGAGGGCGCGAATACCGAAATGCCTACCGTCGAGATCTCGGCGAACGGCGATACGGGCTTGCTCGATATGATGGTCGCGTGCAAGGTTTGTGCGTCCAAGGGCGAGGCGCGTCGGCTCATTGAGGGCGGCGGCGTAAAGATCGACGATAAAAAGGTCGACAACGTAACGGGCAAGGTGTCCGACTATACGAGCAACAAAGAGTTTGTTTTGAGCAAGGGCAAAAAGACCAAGCTCAAAGTCGTGCTTAAATGA
- a CDS encoding YigZ family protein — protein MTECVRTGEYELVIKRSRFIAYSYRIESRDEVKPIIDALKKQHPEARHVCYGFIADEKGDDFGYDDNGEPSGTAGKPIYSAVASSGAKKSLVAVVRYFGGIKLGAGGLTRAYRQSAAELIESVGLAKIEQTDVYEITCTNDDYKRLSAVFRGEKCVVEKISYNNGVSCTVLAPAGFDMSGALGGTTATSVKTGQRYKEV, from the coding sequence ATGACAGAGTGCGTAAGGACGGGCGAGTACGAGCTTGTTATCAAGCGGTCGCGGTTTATCGCGTATTCGTACCGTATCGAGAGCCGCGACGAGGTAAAGCCTATAATCGACGCGCTCAAAAAACAGCACCCCGAAGCGCGGCACGTTTGCTACGGCTTTATCGCCGACGAAAAGGGCGACGACTTCGGCTACGACGATAACGGCGAGCCGAGCGGCACTGCGGGCAAGCCTATCTATTCGGCGGTCGCGTCGAGCGGGGCTAAAAAATCGCTCGTGGCTGTGGTGCGCTACTTCGGCGGTATCAAGCTTGGTGCAGGCGGACTGACGCGTGCGTACAGACAGAGCGCCGCCGAGCTCATAGAAAGCGTAGGGCTTGCCAAAATCGAGCAAACCGACGTTTACGAGATAACTTGTACTAACGACGATTACAAGCGTTTAAGTGCCGTTTTTCGCGGCGAGAAGTGCGTTGTGGAAAAGATCTCGTACAATAACGGAGTGAGCTGTACGGTGCTCGCTCCCGCAGGCTTCGATATGTCTGGTGCGCTCGGCGGAACGACCGCCACTTCCGTTAAAACGGGGCAAAGGTACAAGGAAGTATGA
- a CDS encoding aminotransferase class V-fold PLP-dependent enzyme — translation MIYFDNAATTMFKPESVIKANDYALRRLCANAGRGSHASAVKAASIVYEARKKVRNLVACDDVIFTFNCTDALNTVLFGTARRGGHVVTTVYEHNSTLRPLTELGKRMGVEFTAVTPNTHGIIDPADIERAIRRNTYMIAVNQASNVTGAVAPAASIGAIARRHGLLYLIDGAQSVGYLDVDMKEMGANFLCFSPHKGLHGPQGVGCLCVRGNPPLHPFRFGGTGTASHTLEQPADLPEGFECGTMPVHSIFSLIAAITHFERTSLGTKRNLAQCGDTLREELGKINKIKIYGKYNNLPNIVSFNIDGFNSAAVGDILSEQYDVAVRCGLHCAPLCHKYLGTLNTGVVRASLSYNNTMSEVEFFVKAIREIAK, via the coding sequence ATGATTTATTTCGACAATGCCGCAACAACCATGTTCAAGCCCGAGAGCGTGATCAAAGCCAACGACTACGCGCTAAGACGACTCTGCGCGAATGCGGGGCGCGGCAGTCACGCGAGCGCGGTAAAAGCCGCTTCGATAGTTTACGAGGCGCGGAAAAAGGTGCGTAATCTCGTCGCCTGCGACGACGTGATTTTTACGTTTAACTGCACCGACGCGCTCAATACCGTTCTTTTCGGCACGGCGCGGCGCGGCGGACACGTGGTCACTACCGTTTACGAGCATAACAGCACGCTTCGTCCGTTGACCGAGCTCGGCAAGCGGATGGGCGTTGAGTTCACCGCCGTAACGCCTAATACTCACGGCATAATCGATCCCGCCGATATAGAGCGCGCCATTCGCAGAAACACGTACATGATAGCCGTTAATCAAGCCTCGAACGTGACGGGTGCGGTCGCGCCCGCCGCTTCGATCGGCGCGATTGCCAGGCGGCACGGGCTACTGTACCTTATCGACGGCGCGCAGTCGGTCGGATACCTCGACGTGGACATGAAGGAAATGGGTGCGAACTTTCTTTGCTTTTCGCCACATAAGGGCTTGCACGGACCGCAGGGCGTGGGGTGTTTATGCGTGCGCGGCAATCCCCCGCTGCACCCGTTTAGGTTCGGCGGTACGGGCACTGCGTCGCACACGCTCGAACAGCCCGCAGACCTACCCGAAGGGTTCGAGTGCGGGACTATGCCCGTTCACTCTATTTTCTCGCTCATAGCGGCGATCACGCATTTCGAGCGGACCTCGCTCGGCACAAAACGAAATCTCGCGCAATGCGGCGATACGCTGCGCGAGGAGCTGGGCAAAATAAATAAAATCAAGATATACGGCAAATACAATAATCTTCCAAACATTGTAAGCTTTAATATCGATGGGTTTAACTCGGCGGCTGTCGGCGATATTTTGAGCGAGCAATACGACGTGGCGGTGCGCTGCGGACTGCACTGCGCGCCGCTCTGTCACAAGTACCTCGGCACGCTGAATACGGGCGTTGTGCGCGCGTCGCTGTCGTATAACAACACAATGAGCGAAGTCGAGTTCTTCGTTAAAGCTATTCGAGAAATAGCCAAATAG
- a CDS encoding DUF3343 domain-containing protein, producing MDYIFSFSSRNSAMRFADALSASGGKYKLVNSPIQNGSGCGLAVKCNDYNLCSNILNYGHYMGLRAVYSFDGREYKSMYNAGN from the coding sequence ATGGATTACATTTTTTCATTTTCTTCGAGAAATAGCGCGATGCGCTTCGCCGACGCGCTGTCCGCCTCGGGCGGCAAATACAAGCTCGTCAACTCGCCGATACAGAACGGCTCGGGCTGCGGACTTGCGGTAAAATGCAACGACTACAACCTTTGCAGTAACATACTTAATTACGGTCACTATATGGGACTTCGCGCCGTCTATTCATTCGACGGCAGGGAATATAAATCCATGTATAACGCAGGGAATTGA
- the nth gene encoding endonuclease III has product MVELLEKLENEYPDATCALDYGNEFELLIAVILSAQCTDKRVNIVTKELFRDYNTPESIADMDIALLESYIKSCGLYKNKAANIKACCRMLVDKFDSRVPDTMDELLSLAGVGRKTANVMLSVAFNKPAIAVDTHVFRVAHRLGLSNGKTPDDVEKDLCAVFEPKDYRSVHFLLIRHGRDCCHARMPDCENCAVSGLCAEYAGRKE; this is encoded by the coding sequence ATCGTGGAACTGCTCGAAAAACTCGAAAATGAATATCCCGACGCGACCTGTGCGCTCGACTATGGCAATGAGTTCGAACTGCTCATTGCGGTAATACTCAGCGCGCAGTGCACGGACAAGCGCGTCAATATCGTTACGAAAGAGCTGTTCCGCGACTACAATACGCCCGAATCCATAGCCGATATGGATATAGCCCTTCTCGAAAGCTATATCAAAAGCTGCGGGCTGTACAAAAACAAGGCGGCGAATATCAAGGCGTGTTGCCGTATGCTCGTCGATAAATTCGATTCGCGCGTGCCCGACACAATGGACGAGCTGTTATCGCTCGCGGGCGTGGGGCGAAAGACCGCTAACGTAATGCTGTCCGTCGCGTTCAATAAGCCCGCTATCGCGGTCGATACGCACGTATTCAGAGTGGCGCACCGATTGGGGCTTTCGAACGGTAAAACGCCCGACGACGTGGAAAAAGACCTATGCGCGGTGTTCGAGCCGAAAGACTATCGTTCGGTCCATTTCTTGCTTATACGCCACGGCAGAGACTGCTGTCACGCGCGTATGCCCGATTGCGAAAACTGCGCGGTAAGCGGGCTGTGCGCCGAGTACGCGGGAAGAAAAGAGTAG
- the obgE gene encoding GTPase ObgE produces MFIDKAKIYIKAGDGGDGCTSFYTEKYVPNGGPDGGDGGDGGNVIVRVNPNATSLSEFRFGKHYRAENGSNGSGKNRHGKTGADLVLSVPRGTVVRDAETNNIIADMYYADDCVTVLKGGIGGKGNARFKSSRRQAPGFSQKGEPTKERAVILELKTIADVGLVGLPNAGKSTLLSVLTRANPKIANYPFTTLSPNLGVCYSDDNSFTVADIPGLIEGAAEGAGLGHRFLRHIDRTRLIVHVVDIATDGDAINDYNTVNNELYKYNPELIDVPQIIALNKTDCADPKKIDEFKQQIKGEIFAISGVTHSGLEPLKRAIGNKLMTLPPPTPIEFEPFVYDEEDPEAFELTRADDGAYVLSGALIEKLARTVVLDDRDSFRYFQRRLDMSGVTKALKKAGIKDGDLVRILDTEFTYEE; encoded by the coding sequence ATGTTTATAGATAAAGCAAAAATTTATATAAAAGCGGGCGACGGCGGCGACGGTTGCACGTCCTTCTATACAGAGAAGTACGTTCCCAACGGCGGACCCGACGGCGGCGACGGCGGCGACGGCGGTAATGTGATCGTCCGCGTCAATCCCAACGCGACTTCCTTATCGGAGTTCAGGTTCGGCAAGCACTACCGCGCCGAAAACGGCTCTAACGGTTCGGGCAAGAACCGCCACGGCAAAACGGGCGCGGATCTTGTGTTGTCTGTGCCGCGCGGTACGGTCGTCCGCGACGCCGAAACGAATAATATAATCGCAGATATGTATTACGCCGACGACTGCGTGACCGTTCTGAAAGGCGGGATAGGCGGCAAGGGCAACGCACGGTTCAAATCGTCGCGCCGCCAAGCCCCGGGCTTCTCGCAGAAGGGCGAGCCTACAAAAGAGCGCGCCGTAATTCTCGAACTCAAAACGATAGCCGACGTCGGCTTGGTTGGGCTACCCAATGCCGGAAAGTCCACGCTGCTGTCGGTGCTTACACGCGCCAATCCCAAGATAGCGAACTATCCGTTCACGACCCTTTCTCCCAATCTCGGCGTGTGCTACTCGGACGATAACTCGTTCACCGTCGCGGACATTCCCGGGCTTATCGAGGGCGCGGCGGAGGGCGCGGGGCTCGGTCACAGGTTTTTGCGGCACATAGACCGCACGCGGCTTATCGTTCACGTTGTTGATATAGCGACGGACGGCGACGCGATAAACGATTACAACACGGTCAACAACGAACTTTATAAATACAATCCCGAGCTGATCGACGTTCCGCAAATAATCGCCCTTAACAAAACCGATTGCGCCGATCCCAAAAAGATAGACGAGTTCAAGCAACAAATAAAAGGCGAGATATTCGCCATAAGCGGCGTTACGCACAGCGGGCTAGAACCGCTCAAACGCGCGATAGGCAATAAGCTCATGACGCTTCCGCCGCCCACGCCCATCGAGTTCGAACCGTTCGTATACGACGAGGAAGACCCCGAGGCGTTCGAGCTCACGCGAGCGGACGACGGTGCATATGTTCTGTCGGGCGCGCTTATCGAAAAGCTCGCGCGTACCGTCGTTTTGGACGACCGCGACAGTTTCAGGTATTTCCAGCGTAGGCTCGATATGAGCGGCGTTACGAAAGCGCTCAAAAAAGCCGGTATTAAAGACGGCGATCTAGTAAGAATTCTCGACACGGAGTTCACCTATGAAGAATAA
- the nadD gene encoding nicotinate (nicotinamide) nucleotide adenylyltransferase yields the protein MKNNVQKLAIFGGSFDPPHFGHIDIVKNLEKLFDGVIVMPAYTSPFKAESDDAALRYKLCKTVFSSDKTEVSRYEIAKKGVSYSVDTAAYFKKKTAADLYWVIGSEELTRLTEWRDIDRLKTLVTFFVVPRPGFDIVPDIVKALKKRKIKLKIAKFEGLDISSTRIKIDTAFGKTNSFVPSVVSAFAKKHKLFDPYVKYVKKLYEYGLKDSRIEHTYGVAVCGAELAKLYGANVHDTVVACILHDIAKSLDCSSYADKVDFKLFPEPTRHSPVGAFIAKRALGVTDEIAHAIYAHTTGSADMSLLDEIVYLADKTEAGRNYKEVYYFRYLCKFNKDYAMCRILTEVTAYFKNKDASARDSELTVAAIEKYKQLSDGVEPPEMPRRVFDDDAVAEEKPAEKPVKKFVSTGDEIKDIAYASAQELDLHKGKNIKIIDLNGKTIVADYFVIASVTSTTAVKALMNYVEDRLTKQFGIDPNKRDINSEWIALDYGSVIIHIFTEKMREFYNIERLWADGHNIVLYGND from the coding sequence ATGAAGAATAACGTACAAAAACTTGCAATATTCGGCGGCAGCTTCGATCCGCCGCACTTCGGGCATATCGATATAGTCAAAAACCTCGAAAAGCTTTTCGACGGCGTTATCGTCATGCCCGCGTATACCTCGCCGTTTAAGGCGGAAAGCGACGACGCGGCACTTAGATATAAGCTGTGCAAAACGGTGTTCTCTTCTGATAAGACCGAGGTCAGCCGCTACGAGATAGCCAAAAAAGGCGTCAGTTACAGCGTCGATACCGCGGCGTATTTTAAAAAGAAGACAGCCGCCGACCTGTATTGGGTCATCGGCAGCGAGGAGCTTACGCGGCTCACGGAGTGGCGCGATATAGACAGGCTAAAAACGCTCGTCACGTTTTTCGTCGTTCCGCGCCCTGGCTTCGATATAGTTCCCGATATCGTAAAGGCGCTCAAAAAGCGCAAGATCAAGCTTAAAATTGCCAAGTTCGAAGGACTCGATATAAGCTCGACGCGTATTAAAATCGATACGGCGTTCGGCAAAACGAACAGCTTCGTGCCGAGCGTTGTTTCGGCGTTCGCCAAAAAACACAAGCTGTTCGATCCGTACGTAAAGTACGTTAAAAAGCTTTACGAGTACGGCTTAAAGGATAGTAGGATAGAGCACACCTACGGAGTTGCCGTTTGCGGCGCGGAGCTTGCCAAGCTGTACGGCGCGAATGTTCACGATACGGTCGTTGCGTGTATCCTGCACGATATAGCCAAGTCCCTCGATTGCAGCTCGTATGCCGATAAGGTCGACTTCAAGCTTTTCCCCGAGCCCACCCGTCATTCGCCGGTCGGCGCGTTTATAGCCAAGCGCGCGCTGGGTGTTACCGACGAGATAGCGCACGCAATATACGCGCACACAACGGGCAGCGCCGATATGTCGCTTCTGGACGAAATCGTTTATCTTGCCGACAAGACCGAGGCGGGGCGCAACTACAAAGAGGTGTATTACTTCCGCTATCTTTGCAAGTTCAATAAAGACTACGCCATGTGCCGTATTCTTACCGAGGTAACGGCGTACTTCAAAAATAAAGACGCGTCGGCGCGCGACAGCGAGCTCACCGTCGCCGCGATAGAAAAATACAAGCAGTTGAGTGATGGCGTAGAACCGCCCGAAATGCCCAGGCGCGTATTCGACGACGATGCGGTAGCAGAAGAAAAGCCCGCCGAAAAACCCGTAAAGAAGTTCGTAAGCACGGGCGACGAGATAAAGGACATTGCATACGCTTCGGCGCAAGAGCTCGATCTGCACAAGGGTAAGAATATCAAGATAATCGATCTTAACGGAAAAACGATAGTCGCCGATTATTTCGTTATTGCTTCGGTAACCTCGACCACCGCCGTCAAGGCGCTCATGAACTACGTAGAGGACAGGCTGACCAAACAGTTCGGCATAGATCCCAATAAGCGCGACATAAACAGCGAGTGGATAGCGCTCGACTACGGCAGCGTAATAATTCATATATTCACAGAGAAAATGCGCGAGTTCTACAATATCGAGCGGCTGTGGGCGGACGGGCATAATATCGTCCTTTACGGCAACGATTAA